One window of Pyrus communis chromosome 12, drPyrComm1.1, whole genome shotgun sequence genomic DNA carries:
- the LOC137711102 gene encoding probable copper-transporting ATPase HMA5, with protein sequence MATKFLALCNRNESRGDLSPRPHYPSMPKYPKGVAGEETSLAAAAEAKALFSVMGMTCSACAGSVEKAVKRLPGIREAVVDVLNNRAQVMFFPNFVSAENIRETIEDVGFQATLINDEGNEKSILICRIRIKGMTCTSCSTTVESALQAVHGVQKAQVALATEEADVHYDPKVVSYNQLLQTIEDTGFEGILITAGEDMSRIELEVDGVRTDRSMRILGQSLQALPGVQTIDFDSEIKKISVSYKSDMTGPRSFINVIETTGSRRFKAKIFPGGEAGRDSHRKEEIKQYFGVFLWSLVFTIPVFLTSMVFMYIPGIKHGLETKIVNNLMIGELMRWILATPVQFIIGRRFYTGAYKSLLHGSANMDVLIALGTNAAYFYSVYSVVRAATAPDFMGTDFFETSAMLISFILLGKYLEVLAKGKTSDAIAKLMDLAPETATLLTLDEEGIVINEEEIDSRLIQKNDILKIIPGAKVASDGYVTWGQSHVNESMITGEARPVAKRKGDSVIGGTLNENGVLHIKATTVGAESSLSQIVRLVESAQMAKAPVQKFADRISKYFVPLVILLSFLTWLSWFLAGRYHGYPESWIPSSMDSFELSLQFGISVMVIACPCALGLATPTAVMVGTGVGASQGVLIKGGQALESAHKVNCIVFDKTGTLTIGKPVVVNTRLLKNMVLREFYELIAAAEVNSEHPLAKAIVENAKKFREDEENPAWPEAKDFESITGHGVKAIVRNKEIIVGNKSLMVERNIAVPKDAEEILAEAEGLAQTGILIAIDGKIAGVLSISDPLKPGAQEVISILKSMKIRSIMVTGDNLGTANSIANEVGIETVIAEAKPDQKAEKVKDLQDNSGYIVAMVGDGINDSPALVAADVGMAIGAGTDIAIEAADIVLMKSNLEDVITAIHLSRKTFTRIRLNYIWALGYNVLGIPIAAGALFPSTGFRLPPWIAGAAMAASSVSVVCCSLLLKNYKRPKVLDNLEIRGISIE encoded by the exons GCGGAGAATATTCGTGAGACGATTGAAGATGTTGGATTCCAAGCCACGTTGATCAATGATGAGGGAAATGAGAAGTCCATATTGATATGCAGAATTCGGATAAAGGGAATGACTTGCACTTCTTGTTCTACTACTGTTGAATCCGCTTTACAGGCAGTTCATGGTGTACAAAAAGCCCAAGTTGCCTTAGCAACTGAAGAAGCAGATGTTCACTATGATCCAAAGGTTGTGAGCTACAACCAGCTGTTGCAAACCATTGAAGACACTGGATTCGAAGGTATACTTATTACTGCAGGGGAAGACATGAGCCGGATAGAGCTTGAAGTTGATGGTGTAAGGACGGATCGCTCAATGAGAATACTTGGACAGTCTCTTCAAGCACTCCCTGGTGTGCAAACTATAGACTTCGATTCTGAAATCAAGAAAATCTCTGTTTCTTACAAATCAGATATGACAGGGCCAAGAAGTTTCATTAATGTGATTGAAACAACCGGGTCCAGGCGTTTCAAGGCAAAGATTTTTCCAGGAGGTGAAGCAGGAAGAGATAGTCATAGAAAGGAGGAAATTAAGCAGTATTTTGGAGTCTTTCTGTGGAGTTTGGTTTTCACTATTCCGGTGTTTTTAACCTCCATGGTGTTCATGTATATTCCTGGAATTAAGCATGGCCTAGAAACTAAAATAGTGAATAATCTCATGATTGGGGAGCTCATGAGGTGGATTCTGGCCACTCCGGTGCAATTCATTATAGGCCGGAGGTTCTATACTGGGGCGTACAAATCACTACTCCATGGTTCTGCAAATATGGACGTGCTCATTGCATTAGGAACAAATGCAGCCTATTTTTATTCAGTCTACTCGGTAGTGAGAGCTGCTACCGCTCCAGATTTTATGGGTACTGATTTCTTCGAGACTAGTGCCATGCTtatttcattcattcttcttggAAAGTACCTAGAGGTATTAGCTAAGGGGAAGACATCAGATGCCATTGCCAAACTGATGGACTTGGCACCTGAAACAGCAACATTATTGACACTAGACGAAGAAGGAATTGTGATAAATGAAGAGGAAATTGATAGTAGGTTGATACAAAAGAATGATATCCTTAAAATTATTCCTGGGGCGAAAGTAGCTTCGGATGGTTATGTTACATGGGGGCAAAGCCATGTTAATGAGAGTATGATAACGGGCGAAGCACGACCAGTCGCAAAAAGAAAGGGTGATTCAGTCATTGGAGGTACTTTGAATGAGAACGGTGTCCTACATATCAAGGCAACTACGGTTGGTGCAGAAAGTTCCCTTTCTCAAATTGTACGGCTTGTTGAGTCAGCTCAGATGGCCAAAGCTCCTGTACAGAAATTTGCTGACCGCATTTCCAAATACTTTGTGCCACTG GTGATCCTACTTTCATTCTTGACCTGGCTTTCGTGGTTTTTGGCTGGAAGATACCATGGCTACCCTGAATCTTGGATAccatcttccatggatagcttTGAGCTTTCTCTCCAGTTTGGAATCTCTGTCATGGTTATAGCATGCCCTTGTGCTTTAGGCCTAGCAACTCCCACAGCTGTCATGGTTGGAACCGGAGTAGGTGCATCTCAAGGTGTATTGATCAAAGGAGGCCAAGCATTAGAAAGTGCACATAAG GTGAACTGCATTGTGTTCGACAAGACAGGGACTCTCACAATTGGAAAGCCAGTGGTTGTTAACACACGACTCCTGAAAAATATGGTGCTGCGAGAATTCTATGAACTTATTGCTGCAGCTGAG GTGAACAGTGAACACCCGTTGGCTAAGGCCATTGTTGAGAACGCCAAAAAGTTCAGAGAAGACGAAGAGAATCCTGCCTGGCCAGAAGCAAAAGACTTTGAATCCATTACTGGTCATGGGGTGAAGGCCATTGTTAGGAACAAGGAAATAATTGTTGGCAACAAGAGCTTGATGGTGGAGCGTAACATTGCGGTTCCAAAAGATGCAGAAGAGATACTTGCAGAAGCTGAAGGACTCGCTCAAACTGGGATTTTAATAGCTATAGATGGAAAAATAGCTGGAGTTCTGTCCATATCTGATCCACTGAAACCAGGTGCTCAAGAAGTAATTTCCATACTGAAGTCTATGAAAATTAGAAGCATAATGGTGACAGGAGACAATTTGGGAACTGCAAATTCTATCGCTAATGAAGTTGGAATTGAGACCGTTATAGCAGAAGCCAAACCCGATCAGAAAGCAGAGAAAGTGAAGGACTTGCAG GATAATTCCGGCTACATTGTGGCAATGGTGGGAGATGGAATCAATGACTCACCAGCACTTGTGGCAGCGGATGTAGGAATGGCAATTGGTGCAGGAACAGACATTGCCATTGAGGCAGCTGACATTGTTCTAATGAAAAGCAACTTGGAGGATGTGATAACTGCGATTCACCTTTCTAGGAAAACTTTCACCCGTATCCGTTTGAACTACATTTGGGCTTTGGGATATAACGTTCTTGGCATTCCAATAGCTGCAGGAGCCCTTTTCCCATCTACTGGATTTCGTTTACCACCATGGATTGCTGGAGCTGCAATGGCTGCTTCTTCTGTCAGCGTTGTTTGCTGCTCTCTGCTGTTGAAGAATTATAAGAGGCCGAAGGTTCTGGACAACTTGGAGATACGCGGAATAAGTATTGAGTGA